Proteins encoded in a region of the Misgurnus anguillicaudatus chromosome 9, ASM2758022v2, whole genome shotgun sequence genome:
- the ch25hl2 gene encoding cholesterol 25-hydroxylase-like protein 2: MRVEPLSGVLDVSNGTWALSERSVLQPVWDYIQQNHESTVRSPLFPVILSVSLYLVLVFFYTVLDLLAPTWPSIRRYQIHQDRTVTWSNIGTTLALTTYNHLLYIFPAAVAQWLWRPPVPLPREAPTVGAFLLGVLGCTVVFDFQYYLWHLLHHRVGWLYRTFHAVHHQYRQPFSLVTQYLSGWELFSVGFWATVDPLLLQCHCLTTWAFMLFNVYVSTEDHCGYDFPWAMHRLIPFGLWGGTMRHDAHHQQPGTNFAPFFAHWDWLGGTATMPSPTKTKTRRERDEKEA, translated from the coding sequence ATGCGCGTGGAGCCGTTGAGCGGCGTGCTGGACGTTAGCAACGGAACCTGGGCTCTTTCCGAGCGCTCCGTGTTGCAGCCCGTGTGGGATTATATCCAGCAAAACCACGAGAGCACCGTGCGCTCTCCTCTCTTCCCCGTCATCCTCTCCGTCTCCTTGTACCTGGTGCTGGTGTTCTTCTACACCGTTCTGGACCTGCTGGCTCCCACCTGGCCCTCCATCCGCCGCTATCAGATCCATCAGGACCGCACGGTCACCTGGTCCAACATCGGCACCACGTTGGCTCTCACCACGTACAACCATCTGCTCTACATCTTCCCGGCGGCAGTGGCCCAGTGGCTCTGGCGCCCGCCCGTGCCGTTGCCCCGTGAGGCGCCAACCGTCGGCGCCTTCCTGCTGGGCGTCTTGGGCTGCACGGTGGTGTTTGACTTCCAGTACTACTTGTGGCATCTCTTGCATCATCGGGTGGGCTGGCTATACAGGACCTTCCACGCTGTCCATCACCAGTACCGCCAACCCTTCAGCTTGGTTACGCAGTACCTGTCGGGATGGGAGCTGTTCAGCGTGGGATTCTGGGCTACGGTGGATCCGTTGCTTCTCCAATGCCACTGTCTCACCACCTGGGCGTTCATGCTTTTCAACGTCTACGTGTCCACGGAGGATCACTGCGGCTACGACTTCCCGTGGGCCATGCACCGCCTGATTCCCTTCGGCCTTTGGGGAGGAACGATGCGCCATGACGCTCACCATCAGCAGCCGGGAACTAACTTTGCCCCTTTCTTTGCCCACTGGGACTGGCTGGGGGGCACGGCTACAATGCCCTCTCCGACGAAGACAAAAACGCGGAGAGAAAGAGACGAAAAGGAAGCTTGA